The following proteins are co-located in the Sphaerodactylus townsendi isolate TG3544 unplaced genomic scaffold, MPM_Stown_v2.3 scaffold_359, whole genome shotgun sequence genome:
- the LOC125425384 gene encoding G-protein coupled receptor 12-like produces MLSNPAAAAALDPQTPQTQQQQLLALLNVSGRPLASLWPPSSEWAPSGAPSEPPPGAGWGQEAGRGQGWGRAWPVGAVSPWEVALCATGTAVAGENALVLAALLWAASRRAAAFLLIGSLALADLLAGLALLLHFAVRHLLAPRSETAALGSAGLLLTAFSASLGSLLAITLDRYLSLHKALTYRPERTPGSTAALLALMWLLCLGLGLLPLLGWNCLRPPAACSVLRPLTKQQAALLSAAFLLLFALMLQLYLQICRVACRHAQQIAGQRHSQAASSSSSSRKGLATLSLVLGTFGLLWGPLAVYALVADATYPPAYTYSLALPAACNSLLNPLIYAFRTPEIQKALWLACCCCAPATFARPTTSSHV; encoded by the coding sequence ATGCTGTCCAACCCGGCCGCCGCTGCCGCCCTGGATCCGCAGACGCCGCAGACGCAGCAACAGCagctcctggcactcctcaaTGTCTCGGGCCGGCCCTTGGCCAGCCTGTGGCCGCCGTCCAGCGAGTGGGCCCCATCGGGGGCGCCTTCGGAGCCGCCTCCGGGCGCCGGCTGGGGGCAAGAGGcgggccgggggcagggctggggccgGGCGTGGCCTGTGGGGGCGGTGAGCCCGTGGGAGGTGGCCCTGTGCGCCACGGGCACGGCGGTGGCGGGCGAGAACGCGCTGGTGCTGGCCGCGCTGCTGTGGGCCGCCAGCCGTCGGGCGGCCGCCTTCCTGCTGATCGGCAGCCTGGCGCTGGCGGACCTGCTGGCCGGCCTGGCGCTGCTGCTCCACTTCGCCGTGCGCCACCTGCTGGCGCCGCGCAGCGAGACGGCGGCGCTGGGCTCAGCCGGCCTGCTGCTGACCGCCTTCTCGGCGTCGCTGGGCAGCCTGCTGGCCATCACCCTGGACCGCTACCTGTCGCTGCACAAGGCGCTCACCTACCGCCCCGAGCGCACGCCCGGCTCCACGGCCGCCCTGCTGGCCCTCATGTGGCTGCTCTGCCTGGGCCTGGGCCTGCTGCCCCTGCTTGGCTGGAACTGCCTGCGCCCCCCGGCCGCCTGCAGCGTCCTGCGCCCGCTCACCAAGCAGCAGGCCGCCCTGCTGTCCGCCGCCTTCCTGCTGCTCTTCGCCCTCATGCTGCAGCTCTACCTGCAGATCTGCCGCGTGGCCTGCCGACACGCCCAGCAGATCGCCGGCCAGCGCCACAGCCAGGccgcctccagcagcagcagcagccgcaagGGCCTCGCCACTCTCTCGCTGGTCCTGGGCACCTTCGGCCTCCTGTGGGGCCCCCTGGCCGTCTACGCCCTCGTGGCCGACGCCACCTACCCGCCCGCCTACACCTACTCGCTGGCCCTGCCGGCCGCCTGCAACTCGCTGCTCAACCCGCTCATCTACGCCTTCCGCACCCCGGAGATCCAGAAGGCCCTctggctggcctgctgctgctgcgcccccGCCACCTTCGCCCGGCCCACGACCTCCAGCCACGTGTGA